A single genomic interval of Stenotrophomonas sp. ZAC14D1_NAIMI4_1 harbors:
- the amt gene encoding ammonium transporter, whose protein sequence is MKMRLLTGWQARFHLVCLLMLLSALAAGAWPGTAHAQAEVSPLPSETVAVEPLQAPVAAAPATAEAAAPAFDHGDVAWMLTSTLLVLLMVVPGLALFYGGLVRSKNVLSVLSQILVVFSLVLLLWVSYGYSAVFSAGNPFFGSFTEFAFLKGFTPDSVGNTPIKGLPDYLFVAFQSTFAGITTALIVGAFAERIKFRAVLLFSALWFTLSYIPMAHIVWGGGYLGEMGAIDFAGGTVVHINAGVAGLVGAWFLGKRLGYGQTALKPHNVPFTYIGAMLLWVGWFGFNAGSAAAADTVASLAFLNTVLATAAAVLGWTLTEAITKGKPSALGAASGAVAGLVGITPACGTVGPLGAIIIGFVAGVVCVWGVTGLKRLLKVDDTADVFGVHGVGGIVGAILTGVFSAQSLGGTKADLDIGHQVWVQVVSVGLTVVWSAVVTAAILLLVKVVVGLRVTEEAERTGLDVTSHGESAYEA, encoded by the coding sequence ATGAAGATGCGCCTTCTCACCGGGTGGCAAGCCCGGTTCCATCTCGTGTGCCTGTTGATGCTGCTCAGCGCGCTCGCCGCCGGTGCCTGGCCAGGCACTGCCCACGCCCAGGCCGAGGTTTCACCGCTGCCCAGCGAAACCGTTGCGGTCGAGCCGCTGCAGGCCCCGGTTGCCGCCGCGCCCGCCACCGCTGAAGCCGCCGCCCCTGCCTTCGACCATGGCGACGTGGCCTGGATGCTCACCTCCACCCTGCTGGTGCTGCTGATGGTGGTGCCCGGCCTGGCCCTGTTCTACGGCGGCCTGGTGCGTTCGAAGAACGTGCTGTCGGTGCTCAGCCAGATCCTGGTGGTGTTCTCGCTGGTGCTGCTGCTGTGGGTGTCCTACGGCTACAGCGCGGTGTTCAGTGCCGGCAATCCGTTCTTCGGCTCGTTCACCGAGTTCGCCTTCCTGAAGGGCTTCACCCCCGATTCGGTCGGCAACACGCCCATCAAGGGCCTGCCGGATTACCTGTTCGTCGCGTTCCAGTCGACCTTCGCCGGCATCACCACCGCGCTGATCGTCGGCGCCTTCGCCGAACGCATCAAGTTCCGCGCGGTGCTGCTGTTCTCGGCGCTGTGGTTCACCCTCAGCTACATCCCGATGGCGCACATCGTCTGGGGTGGCGGCTACCTGGGTGAGATGGGCGCGATCGATTTCGCCGGTGGCACCGTGGTGCACATCAACGCGGGCGTGGCCGGCCTGGTCGGTGCCTGGTTCCTGGGCAAGCGCCTGGGCTATGGCCAGACCGCGCTGAAGCCGCACAACGTGCCGTTCACCTACATCGGCGCGATGCTGCTGTGGGTGGGCTGGTTCGGCTTCAACGCCGGCTCGGCCGCAGCGGCCGACACCGTTGCCTCGCTGGCCTTCCTCAACACCGTGCTGGCCACTGCCGCAGCGGTGCTGGGCTGGACCCTCACCGAAGCGATCACCAAGGGCAAGCCGTCGGCACTGGGTGCCGCCTCGGGTGCGGTGGCCGGCCTGGTCGGCATCACCCCGGCCTGCGGCACCGTGGGCCCGCTGGGCGCCATCATCATTGGCTTCGTCGCCGGTGTGGTCTGCGTGTGGGGCGTGACCGGCCTGAAGCGCCTGCTGAAGGTGGACGACACCGCCGACGTGTTCGGCGTGCACGGCGTCGGCGGCATCGTCGGTGCCATCCTCACCGGTGTGTTCAGCGCGCAGTCGCTGGGCGGCACCAAGGCCGATCTGGATATCGGCCACCAGGTGTGGGTGCAGGTGGTCAGCGTCGGCCTCACCGTGGTGTGGTCGGCGGTGGTGACGGCGGCCATCCTGCTGCTGGTGAAGGTGGTGGTCGGCCTGCGCGTGACCGAAGAGGCCGAGCGTACCGGCCTGGATGTCACCTCGCACGGCGAATCGGCCTACGAGGCCTGA
- a CDS encoding MltA domain-containing protein translates to MITVLSSPRALLTLLAVALLAGCATTGTRPDAKATAKPAAATYAKVDWKALPAVSDTDLLAGFSAWRSSCTRLKNDAVWAGPCATAATVPDQDPVAIRQFLQRDLEVYALRAGGHQADGLITGYYEPIYPGSLTRTASATVPVYGTPEDLVVVQLDSLYPELKGKRLRGRLDGKVLKPYDDAGTIASKGSKAPVLAWLTDPMDLQLLQIQGSGRVRLADGTQVRLAYAEQNGHPYRAIGRWLVDQGELKKEDVTMDAIRAWAKAHPARVPELLRSNPSYVFFVRSADSPEGPRGSLNVPLTAGYSVAVDRSVVPLGSLLWLSTTRPDGSPVVRPVAAQDTGGAIAGEVRADLYWGSGDAAGKLAGDMKQKGNLWMLWPKGTPLPN, encoded by the coding sequence ATGATCACTGTTCTGTCGTCGCCGCGCGCGCTCCTCACCCTCCTGGCCGTTGCCCTGCTGGCCGGCTGCGCCACCACCGGCACCCGCCCCGATGCAAAGGCCACGGCCAAACCCGCTGCTGCCACCTACGCCAAGGTGGACTGGAAGGCGCTGCCGGCGGTTTCCGATACCGACCTGCTGGCCGGCTTCAGCGCCTGGCGCAGCAGCTGCACGCGGCTGAAGAACGATGCGGTCTGGGCCGGGCCCTGTGCGACCGCCGCCACGGTGCCCGACCAGGACCCGGTGGCGATCCGCCAGTTCCTGCAGCGCGACCTCGAGGTGTACGCACTGCGCGCGGGTGGCCATCAGGCTGATGGCCTGATCACCGGCTACTACGAACCCATCTATCCCGGCAGCCTGACCCGCACCGCCAGCGCGACGGTGCCGGTATACGGCACGCCCGAAGACCTGGTGGTGGTGCAGCTGGACAGCCTCTACCCCGAGTTGAAGGGCAAGCGCCTGCGCGGCCGCCTCGACGGCAAGGTGCTCAAGCCGTATGACGACGCCGGCACCATCGCCAGCAAGGGTTCCAAAGCGCCCGTGCTGGCCTGGCTGACCGACCCGATGGACCTGCAGCTGCTGCAGATCCAGGGCTCGGGGCGCGTGCGCCTGGCCGATGGCACCCAGGTGCGGCTGGCCTACGCCGAGCAGAACGGCCACCCCTACCGCGCCATCGGCCGCTGGCTGGTGGACCAGGGCGAGCTGAAGAAGGAAGACGTCACCATGGACGCGATCCGCGCCTGGGCGAAGGCGCACCCCGCGCGCGTGCCGGAGCTGCTGCGCAGCAATCCCAGCTACGTGTTCTTCGTGCGCAGCGCCGACAGCCCGGAAGGCCCGCGTGGTTCGCTGAACGTGCCGCTCACTGCCGGCTACAGCGTGGCCGTGGACCGCAGCGTGGTGCCGCTGGGCAGCCTGCTGTGGCTGTCCACCACGCGCCCGGACGGCAGCCCGGTGGTGCGCCCGGTGGCCGCGCAGGACACCGGCGGTGCCATCGCTGGCGAAGTGCGCGCCGACCTGTACTGGGGCAGTGGCGATGCCGCCGGCAAGCTGGCCGGTGACATGAAGCAGAAGGGCAATCTCTGGATGCTGTGGCCGAAGGGCACCCCCCTGCCGAACTGA
- a CDS encoding P-II family nitrogen regulator, with protein sequence MKLISAIIRPFKLDEVREALSDAGVSGITVTEVKGFGRQKGHTELYRGAEYVVDFLPKIKIETVVTDERADAVIEAIQSSAGTGKIGDGKIFVTAVEQVIRIRTGEIGADAL encoded by the coding sequence ATGAAACTGATCTCCGCCATCATCCGGCCGTTCAAGCTCGACGAGGTCCGCGAGGCCCTCTCCGACGCTGGCGTGTCGGGCATCACCGTGACCGAAGTGAAAGGTTTCGGTCGCCAGAAGGGCCACACCGAGCTGTATCGCGGCGCCGAGTACGTCGTCGATTTCCTGCCCAAGATCAAGATCGAAACCGTGGTCACCGACGAGCGTGCCGACGCGGTGATCGAAGCGATCCAGTCGTCTGCAGGCACCGGCAAGATCGGCGACGGCAAGATCTTCGTCACTGCCGTCGAGCAGGTCATCCGCATCCGCACCGGCGAAATCGGTGCCGACGCGCTGTAA
- a CDS encoding N-acetylmuramoyl-L-alanine amidase → MHPIRTSLMLSACLLLAACASTPQEPRNPLATWVPSPNQNARDPVVIVIHHTEQDSVQQSLHTLRTANSGGRVSAHYLIGADGHRYQLVSDERRAWHAGAGRWGTITDLNSASIGIELDNNGSTPFPPAQIASLILLLRDLTERLNIPPRQVIGHADLAPTRKADPSRFFPWQQLAQAGFGVWPRASDGPAPEGFDAWNAMARFGYPLEDREAAVAAFHRRFRGSDDLPKTLDAEDARILHSLLLQTP, encoded by the coding sequence ATGCACCCGATCCGCACGTCCCTGATGCTCTCGGCCTGCCTGCTGCTGGCTGCCTGTGCTTCCACCCCGCAGGAGCCGCGCAATCCGCTGGCCACCTGGGTCCCGTCGCCGAACCAGAACGCACGCGATCCGGTGGTCATCGTCATCCACCACACCGAACAGGATTCGGTGCAGCAGAGCCTGCACACGCTGCGCACCGCCAACAGCGGCGGCCGGGTCAGCGCGCACTACCTCATCGGTGCCGATGGCCATCGCTACCAGCTGGTCAGCGACGAGCGCCGCGCCTGGCATGCCGGCGCCGGCCGCTGGGGCACCATCACCGATCTCAACTCGGCCTCCATCGGCATCGAGCTGGACAACAACGGCAGCACGCCGTTCCCGCCCGCGCAGATCGCCTCGCTGATCCTGCTGCTGCGTGACCTCACCGAGCGCCTGAACATCCCGCCGCGGCAGGTGATCGGCCACGCCGATCTGGCGCCGACGCGCAAGGCCGATCCCAGCCGCTTCTTCCCGTGGCAGCAATTGGCGCAGGCCGGTTTCGGCGTGTGGCCGCGCGCCAGCGATGGCCCCGCACCGGAAGGTTTCGACGCCTGGAACGCGATGGCCCGCTTCGGCTACCCGCTGGAGGATCGCGAGGCGGCCGTCGCGGCGTTCCATCGCCGCTTCCGCGGCAGCGACGACCTGCCGAAGACACTGGACGCCGAAGACGCACGCATCCTGCATTCGTTGCTGCTGCAGACGCCGTAG
- a CDS encoding YbhB/YbcL family Raf kinase inhibitor-like protein: MQLNSNSITPGAPIDREFAAGDADGFAPDRNPHLAWSGVPEGTRSFLLVCVDPDVPTVPDTVGRTDMTVPRDQPRCDFVHWVMADIPASVQEIAAGSCSDGFVAKGKPAPAGPAGSRQGVNDFTGWFAGNPDMAGDYLGYDGPYPPFNDERVHRYFFRVFALDVATLDLAQRFTAADAYRAMHGHVLAEATLHGTYTLNPAL; this comes from the coding sequence ATGCAGTTGAACAGCAACAGCATCACCCCCGGAGCCCCGATCGACCGCGAGTTCGCAGCCGGTGATGCCGACGGCTTCGCGCCGGACCGCAACCCGCACCTGGCGTGGAGTGGCGTGCCCGAGGGCACGCGCTCGTTCCTGCTGGTGTGCGTCGACCCGGACGTGCCGACCGTGCCGGACACGGTCGGCCGCACCGACATGACCGTGCCGCGCGACCAGCCGCGCTGCGATTTCGTGCACTGGGTGATGGCCGATATCCCGGCCTCGGTGCAGGAGATCGCCGCGGGCAGCTGCAGCGATGGCTTCGTTGCCAAGGGCAAGCCGGCACCGGCCGGCCCGGCGGGCAGCCGCCAGGGCGTGAACGACTTCACCGGCTGGTTTGCCGGCAACCCGGACATGGCCGGCGATTACCTGGGCTACGACGGCCCGTACCCGCCGTTCAACGATGAGCGCGTGCACCGCTACTTCTTCCGCGTGTTCGCGCTGGACGTGGCGACGCTCGACCTGGCGCAGCGCTTCACCGCAGCCGATGCCTACCGCGCCATGCACGGCCACGTGCTGGCCGAAGCCACGCTGCACGGCACCTACACGCTGAACCCCGCGCTGTAA
- a CDS encoding META and DUF4377 domain-containing protein has protein sequence MNRKLTLLLLPLALLAACSQTPAPAGPGGDDVAPAATKAADQQTLAHLDQQRLQSQHWLLKQATAADGKRIDALFARDDKPVTLDFADGRLSVSNTCNRLGGGYTLENGTLKVGAMASTMMACTDKALMALDEAVSSRLQGELKTAQDADGTLTLTTAKGDVLVFAPEPTAETRFGGPGETVFLEVAAKTEKCSHPLIPDYQCLQVREVKFDDKGLKQGEPGKFENFYGTIEGYTHEDGVRNVVRVKRFAVKNPPADAPSQAYVLDMVVESATER, from the coding sequence ATGAACCGCAAGCTCACCCTGCTCCTCCTCCCGCTGGCCCTGCTGGCCGCGTGCAGCCAGACCCCGGCCCCCGCCGGCCCCGGCGGCGACGACGTGGCCCCGGCCGCGACCAAGGCGGCGGACCAGCAGACGCTGGCGCACCTGGATCAGCAGCGCCTGCAGAGCCAGCACTGGTTGCTGAAGCAGGCCACCGCGGCCGACGGCAAGCGCATCGATGCGCTGTTTGCCCGCGATGACAAGCCGGTCACCCTGGACTTCGCCGACGGCCGCCTGTCGGTGAGCAACACCTGCAACCGCCTGGGCGGTGGCTACACGCTGGAGAACGGCACGCTGAAGGTGGGCGCGATGGCATCGACCATGATGGCCTGCACCGACAAGGCGCTGATGGCACTGGACGAAGCGGTCTCCAGCCGCCTGCAGGGCGAGTTGAAGACCGCGCAGGACGCCGACGGCACGCTGACCCTGACCACCGCCAAGGGCGACGTGCTGGTGTTCGCGCCGGAACCCACCGCCGAAACCCGCTTCGGCGGCCCGGGCGAAACCGTGTTCCTGGAAGTGGCCGCGAAGACCGAGAAGTGCTCGCACCCGCTGATTCCGGATTACCAGTGCCTGCAGGTGCGTGAAGTGAAGTTCGACGACAAGGGCCTGAAGCAGGGTGAGCCCGGCAAGTTCGAGAACTTCTACGGCACCATCGAGGGCTATACCCACGAAGACGGCGTGCGCAACGTGGTGCGCGTGAAGCGCTTCGCGGTGAAGAACCCGCCGGCCGACGCTCCCTCGCAGGCCTACGTGCTGGACATGGTGGTCGAGTCGGCCACCGAGCGCTGA
- the glnA gene encoding type I glutamate--ammonia ligase, which yields MSVETVEKLIKDNQIEFVDLRFVDMRGVEQHVTFPVSIIEPSLFEEGKMFDGSSIAGWKGINESDMVLLPDPASAYVDPFYADPTIVISCDILDPATMQPYGRCPRGIAKRAEAYLKSSGIAETAFFGPEPEFFIFDSVRFANEMGNTFFKVDSEEAAWNSGAKYDGANSGYRPGVKGGYFPVPPTDTLHDLRAEMCKTLEQVGIEVEVQHHEVATAGQCEIGTKFSTLVQKADELLRMKYVIKNVAHRNGKTVTFMPKPIVGDNGSGMHVHQSLSKGGTNLFSGDGYGGLSQMALWYIGGIFKHAKAINAFANSGTNSYKRLVPGFEAPVMLAYSARNRSASCRIPWVSNPKARRIEMRFPDPIQSGYLTFTALMMAGLDGIKNQIDPGAPSDKDLYDLPPEEEKLIPQVCSSLDQALEALDKDREFLKAGGVMSDDFIDGYIALKMQEVTKFRAATHPLEYQLYYAN from the coding sequence ATGTCCGTGGAAACCGTTGAGAAGCTGATCAAGGACAACCAGATCGAGTTCGTCGATCTGCGTTTCGTGGATATGCGTGGCGTCGAACAGCACGTCACCTTCCCGGTCAGCATCATCGAACCGTCGCTGTTCGAAGAAGGCAAGATGTTCGACGGCAGCTCCATCGCCGGCTGGAAGGGCATCAACGAATCGGACATGGTCCTGCTGCCGGACCCGGCCAGCGCCTATGTCGATCCGTTCTACGCCGATCCGACCATCGTGATCAGCTGCGACATCCTCGACCCGGCCACCATGCAGCCGTACGGCCGCTGCCCGCGCGGCATCGCCAAGCGCGCCGAGGCCTACCTGAAGTCCTCCGGCATCGCCGAAACCGCGTTCTTCGGCCCGGAGCCGGAATTCTTCATCTTCGATTCGGTCCGTTTCGCCAATGAAATGGGCAACACCTTCTTCAAGGTCGATTCGGAAGAAGCGGCCTGGAACAGCGGCGCCAAGTACGACGGCGCCAACAGCGGCTACCGTCCGGGCGTGAAGGGCGGTTACTTCCCCGTTCCGCCGACCGACACCCTGCACGACCTGCGCGCTGAAATGTGCAAGACGCTGGAACAGGTCGGCATCGAAGTGGAAGTGCAGCACCACGAAGTGGCCACTGCCGGCCAGTGCGAGATCGGCACCAAGTTCAGCACCCTGGTGCAGAAGGCCGACGAACTGCTGCGCATGAAGTACGTCATCAAGAACGTGGCGCACCGCAACGGCAAGACCGTCACCTTCATGCCCAAGCCGATCGTCGGCGACAACGGCAGCGGCATGCACGTGCACCAGTCGCTGTCCAAGGGCGGCACCAACCTGTTCTCCGGTGACGGCTACGGCGGCCTGAGCCAGATGGCGCTGTGGTACATCGGCGGCATCTTCAAGCACGCCAAGGCCATCAACGCCTTCGCCAACTCGGGCACCAACAGCTACAAGCGCCTGGTGCCGGGCTTCGAAGCCCCGGTGATGCTGGCCTACTCGGCCCGCAACCGTTCGGCCTCGTGCCGCATTCCGTGGGTGTCCAACCCGAAGGCGCGCCGCATCGAAATGCGCTTCCCCGATCCGATCCAGTCGGGCTACCTGACCTTCACCGCGCTGATGATGGCCGGCCTGGACGGCATCAAGAACCAGATCGACCCGGGCGCACCGAGCGACAAGGACCTGTACGACCTGCCGCCGGAAGAAGAGAAGCTGATCCCGCAGGTCTGCTCCTCGCTGGACCAGGCCCTGGAAGCGCTGGACAAGGACCGCGAGTTCCTCAAGGCCGGCGGCGTGATGAGCGATGACTTCATCGACGGCTATATCGCGCTGAAGATGCAGGAAGTGACCAAGTTCCGCGCGGCCACCCACCCGCTGGAATACCAGCTGTACTACGCCAACTGA
- a CDS encoding undecaprenyl-diphosphate phosphatase has product MSDLLSALLLGILEGLTEFLPISSTGHLLIAQHWLGARSDFFNIIIQAGAILAVVLVFRQRLLQLATGFGQRENREYVFKLGAAFLVTAVVGLVVRKAGWSLPETVGPVAWALIIGGVWMLLVEAYTARLPDRDQVTWTVAIGVGLAQVVAGVFPGTSRSASAIFLAMLLGLSRRAAAAEFVFLLGIPTMFAASAYTFLELAKEGNLASENWTDVGVAFVAAAITGFVVVKWLMGYIKSHKFTAFAIYRIALGAALLLWLPAGS; this is encoded by the coding sequence ATGTCCGATCTGCTCTCCGCCCTGTTGCTGGGCATCCTCGAAGGCCTCACCGAATTCCTGCCGATCTCCAGCACCGGCCACCTGCTGATCGCCCAGCACTGGCTGGGCGCGCGTTCGGACTTCTTCAACATCATCATCCAGGCCGGCGCGATCCTGGCCGTGGTGCTGGTGTTCCGCCAGCGCCTGCTGCAGCTGGCCACCGGCTTCGGCCAGCGCGAGAACCGCGAATACGTGTTCAAGCTGGGCGCTGCCTTCCTGGTGACCGCCGTGGTCGGCCTGGTGGTGCGCAAGGCCGGCTGGTCGCTGCCGGAGACCGTGGGCCCGGTGGCCTGGGCGCTGATCATCGGCGGCGTCTGGATGCTGCTGGTGGAGGCCTATACCGCCCGCCTGCCCGACCGTGACCAGGTGACCTGGACCGTGGCGATCGGCGTGGGCCTGGCGCAGGTGGTGGCCGGCGTGTTCCCGGGTACCTCGCGTTCGGCCTCGGCGATCTTCCTGGCCATGCTGCTGGGCCTGAGCCGCCGCGCGGCGGCCGCCGAGTTCGTGTTCCTGCTGGGTATTCCCACCATGTTCGCCGCCAGTGCCTACACCTTCCTGGAACTGGCCAAGGAAGGAAACCTGGCCAGCGAGAACTGGACCGACGTCGGGGTGGCCTTCGTTGCCGCCGCCATCACCGGCTTCGTCGTAGTGAAGTGGCTGATGGGCTACATCAAGTCGCACAAATTCACCGCGTTCGCCATCTACCGCATCGCCCTGGGCGCTGCACTGCTGCTCTGGTTGCCTGCCGGTAGCTGA
- a CDS encoding TonB-dependent receptor, which translates to MKTSTLVAALATASFAPEAFAQSADAALTLGKVQVHQHGEGQLSAHQVLTSVDVLGADQIEDRNVSHSWELLGQMPGIQLTETRQGAESGKVSFRAFNGEGYLNAIKTLIDGIPSNVNSGNQRFIDMLFPLEISYIEVVRGTNDPRYGLHNIGGNVNFGTRQGGNYTDARLAYGSYNTRDAQLAVGREADGFAQNYFVGTQASDGYRDHDTSKKYSLGGKWFYGSLDDGLRVGLTARAYHHEADEPGFMTADELHAHRRGSDLRNGHDGDDRDMRQIAAHLDLKLSDALTFGTRLYYNRYEDDRRVTFSDLPTGNLPRQRRVWDERQTGLLSTLTWQASPALTVEGGLNYEQQDNGYIRERYAYAEPTDFSQAPARVQNNDRHSFDNWGAYVQAIYQPADAWKIVPAYRVDRFSGRTHLMNGVSGRLQDYGSIGQPKLSVIHSLGEHTHVYANWGRTFQVLTGSTAPAYLTPGQAPMQPSTNTGMELGLKFQPFQGAQARLAVWQQDAENEVSNMPATGTTVTLGKTRRRGVDAQISAQLGADWTVWLSHAYQEAKITRDDRDASVSLQGREVAATPRHISNLGVDYQASDALRLGLQARAQGDYYLEERNEAGKFGGFAVLDLSAAYQINPRWSVDLQLKNVTGREYAYAWYDSFFWDSARPMFSPAPGRSVFVGLNMKL; encoded by the coding sequence ATGAAAACCTCCACGCTGGTGGCCGCCCTCGCGACCGCCTCGTTCGCCCCTGAAGCCTTCGCACAGTCCGCCGATGCCGCGCTCACCCTCGGCAAGGTGCAGGTGCACCAGCATGGCGAAGGCCAGTTGAGCGCCCACCAGGTCCTGACCTCGGTGGACGTGCTGGGCGCGGACCAGATCGAAGACCGCAATGTCTCGCACAGCTGGGAGCTGCTGGGGCAGATGCCCGGCATCCAGCTCACCGAAACGCGGCAGGGTGCCGAATCGGGCAAGGTCAGCTTCCGCGCCTTCAACGGCGAGGGCTACCTCAACGCCATCAAGACCCTCATCGACGGCATCCCCAGCAACGTCAACAGCGGCAACCAGCGCTTCATCGACATGCTGTTCCCGCTGGAAATCAGCTACATCGAAGTGGTGCGCGGGACCAACGACCCGCGCTACGGCCTGCACAACATCGGTGGCAACGTGAACTTCGGCACGCGCCAGGGCGGCAACTACACCGATGCGCGGCTGGCCTACGGCAGCTACAACACCCGCGACGCGCAGCTGGCAGTGGGCCGTGAAGCGGATGGCTTCGCCCAGAACTACTTCGTCGGCACCCAGGCCAGCGATGGCTACCGCGACCACGACACCTCGAAGAAGTACTCGCTGGGCGGCAAATGGTTCTACGGCTCGCTGGACGACGGCCTGCGCGTGGGCCTGACCGCGCGCGCGTACCACCACGAAGCCGACGAACCCGGTTTCATGACCGCTGACGAACTGCACGCGCATCGCCGTGGCAGCGACCTGCGCAACGGCCACGATGGTGATGACCGCGACATGCGCCAGATCGCCGCGCACCTGGACCTGAAGCTGTCCGACGCGCTCACCTTCGGCACGCGGCTGTACTACAACCGCTATGAAGACGATCGCCGGGTGACCTTCAGCGATCTGCCCACCGGCAACTTGCCGCGCCAGCGCCGCGTGTGGGATGAGCGGCAGACCGGCCTGCTCAGCACGCTCACCTGGCAGGCCAGCCCCGCGCTGACCGTGGAAGGTGGCCTGAACTACGAACAGCAGGACAACGGCTACATCCGCGAGCGCTACGCCTACGCCGAACCCACTGATTTCAGCCAGGCCCCGGCGCGCGTGCAGAACAACGACCGCCACAGCTTCGACAACTGGGGCGCCTACGTGCAGGCCATCTACCAGCCCGCCGATGCCTGGAAGATCGTGCCCGCCTACCGCGTGGACCGGTTCAGCGGGCGCACCCACCTCATGAACGGCGTCAGCGGCCGCCTGCAGGACTACGGCAGCATCGGCCAGCCCAAGCTGAGCGTCATCCACAGCCTGGGCGAGCACACCCACGTCTATGCCAACTGGGGCCGCACGTTCCAGGTGCTGACCGGCTCCACCGCACCGGCCTACCTCACCCCGGGGCAGGCACCGATGCAGCCGTCCACCAACACCGGCATGGAGCTGGGCCTGAAATTCCAGCCGTTCCAGGGCGCCCAGGCGCGGCTGGCGGTGTGGCAGCAGGATGCCGAAAACGAGGTATCCAACATGCCGGCCACCGGCACCACGGTCACCCTGGGCAAGACCCGGCGGCGGGGCGTGGACGCGCAGATCAGCGCGCAGCTGGGTGCTGACTGGACCGTATGGCTCTCACACGCCTACCAGGAAGCGAAGATCACCCGCGACGATCGCGATGCCAGCGTTTCCCTGCAGGGCCGCGAAGTGGCCGCCACCCCGCGCCACATCAGCAACCTGGGCGTGGACTACCAGGCCAGTGATGCACTGCGGCTGGGCCTGCAGGCACGCGCGCAGGGCGATTACTACCTGGAAGAGCGCAACGAGGCCGGCAAGTTCGGTGGCTTCGCCGTGCTCGACCTCAGCGCCGCGTACCAGATCAACCCGCGCTGGAGCGTGGACCTGCAGCTGAAGAACGTCACCGGCCGCGAGTACGCCTACGCCTGGTACGACAGCTTCTTCTGGGACAGCGCCCGCCCGATGTTCTCGCCCGCCCCGGGCCGCAGCGTGTTCGTCGGCCTGAACATGAAGCTGTAA
- a CDS encoding ATP-binding protein, giving the protein MSDPAPPPSLDALGTPLAWAGADGRIVGCNPAFARWLGVSVRRLIGQPLAALEVQGEALAHFLARDERDSLRLNRLALALPGEGARFAEGWMSRRDDGGWLLEAHPVDEFPGLDPTQALPSALSAALKGLAHELRNPLAGLKGAAQLLARRAAQRDASERELIDLIGSEIERLNGLLDQLLSPAPAAPHAPLNIHAALERVLRLAENEAGWAVRLQRDYDPSIPEFHGDADRLTQAVWNLVRNAIQAGAGVITLRTRVEHGVRIAEQLHTLALRLEIADDGRGVPEELAEHLFLPLVSGRAEGTGLGLALAQQVAREHRGTLTYRSRPGHTVFTLLLPIGSGAAPAEEALRDV; this is encoded by the coding sequence ATGTCCGACCCCGCACCCCCGCCATCCCTTGATGCCCTCGGCACGCCGCTGGCCTGGGCCGGGGCCGATGGCCGCATCGTCGGCTGCAATCCCGCCTTCGCCCGCTGGCTGGGCGTCAGCGTCCGCCGCCTGATCGGCCAGCCGCTGGCCGCGCTGGAAGTGCAGGGCGAGGCCCTGGCCCATTTCCTCGCCCGCGACGAGCGCGACAGCCTGCGGTTGAACCGCCTGGCGCTGGCCCTGCCCGGCGAGGGCGCACGCTTCGCCGAAGGCTGGATGAGCCGCCGCGATGATGGCGGCTGGCTGCTGGAAGCCCACCCGGTCGACGAATTCCCGGGCCTTGACCCGACCCAGGCGCTGCCCAGCGCGCTCAGTGCCGCGCTGAAGGGCCTGGCCCACGAACTGCGCAACCCGCTGGCCGGGCTGAAGGGCGCCGCCCAGCTGCTGGCGCGCCGTGCCGCGCAGCGCGATGCCAGCGAGCGCGAACTGATCGACCTGATCGGCTCGGAGATCGAGCGCCTCAACGGCCTGCTCGACCAGCTGCTGTCGCCGGCACCGGCCGCGCCGCACGCACCGCTGAACATCCATGCCGCGCTGGAACGCGTGCTGCGCCTGGCCGAAAACGAGGCCGGCTGGGCCGTGCGCCTGCAGCGCGACTACGACCCCAGCATTCCCGAGTTCCATGGCGATGCCGACCGCCTCACCCAGGCGGTGTGGAACCTGGTGCGCAACGCCATCCAGGCCGGCGCCGGGGTCATCACCCTGCGCACCCGCGTTGAACATGGCGTGCGCATTGCCGAACAGCTGCACACCCTGGCGCTGCGCCTGGAAATTGCCGATGACGGGCGTGGTGTGCCGGAAGAACTGGCCGAGCACCTGTTCCTGCCGCTGGTCAGTGGCCGCGCCGAAGGGACCGGCCTGGGCCTGGCGCTGGCCCAGCAGGTGGCGCGCGAACACCGTGGCACGCTCACCTACCGCTCGCGCCCGGGCCATACCGTATTCACCCTGCTTCTGCCGATCGGCAGCGGCGCCGCCCCGGCCGAGGAGGCCCTGCGCGATGTCTGA